AGTAGATCAAGATGGATCTTGCCAGCTTTCTCCAATTCCTCCAAGGTGTGAAGTACAGCATGGTGCTCCAATGGTGAACTGATCGCATGGGTAATATTATAAGCCTCAATGGCACGTACGATAGCCATATTGTCCGCCTCTGTACCTCCTGAAGTAAAGAAAATCTCCGATGGTGAAGCGTTCAATAATTTGGCAACGGATCTTCGGGCCTTCTCTACGATGGTCTTCATCTCACGTCCATGGGCATGAATTGACGAGGGATTTCCAAAATTCTCGTTCAACATTTGTACCATAACCTCGATAACTTCTTTATCTAAGGCTGTGGTAGCGGCATTATCAAAATAAACTTGCATGGCGGCAAATATAAAGATTCACAAGGAAAAATTGGAACAAATTATTTTTTTCTGACAATCATTAAGCCTATTGATAGTAAGCTCGTTACGAACGATAAATAGACTATTAAATCACTATATTTTGTATAGAAAGTCAAGTCCTCATTCAGGTTGATTTCCTGTGACAAAGCTTTAGGAACCCACCATGAACTCTTCTGCACAATGTCACCACGTTGGTTTATAAAGCCAGAAATGCCTGTATTCGCTGATCTGACCACCCAACGACGGTTCTCAATAGCACGTAATTTTGCATATTGCAGATGCTGGTCCTTTCCTGAAGTATCTCCCCACCAGCCATCATTCGTGATTACAGCAATAAATTGAGCACCTTTTTTTATGTATTGTGCCACGTAATTCCCCCAAATCGATTCATAACAAATAACAGGTGCAGCACCAATCCCACTGGCCGAGTAAAATACGGAAGGTTCTGCCTGACTGCCATAACCGCCCGTGGTGCCTCCAAAATGTTTGAATAATGGAGTCAATACCGACAGAGCCTTCCCAAATGGCATCTTCTCAACTCCCGGAACCAACTTCGATTTATGGTAAAATTGTAGTTTACTGCTTCCGTCAATTAAAACTCCAGCATTAAAACTGTCATAAAATACATTTCCAATGGCCCGGGCAGTCAGAGTTTTTTGATCATCATAGATCACATAACTCTCAATGCCCGAAAGGACATTCCCATTGTGATAAGGCTCCAGAAAATTCAAGACTTCCCTGTACTGAGAATATTCCCTGAATTCATCCTCGTTGATGCCATTATCACCTGAAATTGCAGTCTCCGGCCAAATGAAAAACTCCGTGTTCAGCTTCGCAACCTTCTGAGATAAGTCAGTTAATATTTTCAGCTGCTCCTCGGGTGTAATGGTTCCCCACTTCTGGAATGGGTCAATATTGGGCTGGACTGTCACAATCTCGGATGGATTGACATGTTCCTCGTAGGTGCTATAGATAATCAAGGAGCTTATAGCAGGAATAATAAGCCAAGCAGAAAGTATACCTAAAATAATCTTTTGACTGTAAACCTCAACCTTTTCTTTTCTTTGCCAATACCATAAAAATATAAGAACATTGGATATC
The Sphingobacterium daejeonense genome window above contains:
- the lnt gene encoding apolipoprotein N-acyltransferase, with amino-acid sequence MKNNYLLAFLSAFLLWLAWPPIPYTSILLFIGFVPLLIAVENVIRGDYKKKGRKIFGLAFLTGVVWNTGSIYWVYNAMHAYLDAFTSLMIALIPFTLAPLLMALAFRLYYQMRKRNNILLSFMGLISFWIAYEFLHQSWELSFPWMTLGNGFANFHQLVQWYSITGVYGGTLWIWISNVLIFLWYWQRKEKVEVYSQKIILGILSAWLIIPAISSLIIYSTYEEHVNPSEIVTVQPNIDPFQKWGTITPEEQLKILTDLSQKVAKLNTEFFIWPETAISGDNGINEDEFREYSQYREVLNFLEPYHNGNVLSGIESYVIYDDQKTLTARAIGNVFYDSFNAGVLIDGSSKLQFYHKSKLVPGVEKMPFGKALSVLTPLFKHFGGTTGGYGSQAEPSVFYSASGIGAAPVICYESIWGNYVAQYIKKGAQFIAVITNDGWWGDTSGKDQHLQYAKLRAIENRRWVVRSANTGISGFINQRGDIVQKSSWWVPKALSQEINLNEDLTFYTKYSDLIVYLSFVTSLLSIGLMIVRKK